A window of the candidate division WOR-3 bacterium genome harbors these coding sequences:
- the folB gene encoding dihydroneopterin aldolase yields the protein MMDRISLRKMKFYAYHGHVEMERNSGVNIEVDAEIFLNLKKAMKTDDLKDTVDYRSVYGVIKEVVMSNKYMLLERVLSKIIEALFASFAQVEGVKVSVRKNTPSLGGIVESVEVYAFRLRSQV from the coding sequence ATGATGGACAGAATTTCTTTGAGAAAGATGAAGTTCTACGCCTACCACGGCCATGTTGAAATGGAGAGAAACAGCGGCGTGAATATTGAGGTAGACGCCGAAATTTTTCTGAATCTCAAGAAAGCCATGAAGACAGACGACCTCAAAGACACTGTCGATTACAGAAGTGTTTACGGGGTTATTAAAGAAGTGGTGATGAGCAATAAATACATGCTCCTGGAAAGAGTTTTAAGCAAAATAATTGAAGCTCTCTTTGCAAGTTTTGCGCAAGTAGAAGGGGTAAAAGTCTCTGTTAGGAAAAACACTCCCAGTCTCGGAGGAATAGTGGAATCTGTAGAAGTCTATGCTTTTAGGTTGAGAAGCCAGGTTTGA
- the ruvX gene encoding Holliday junction resolvase RuvX, which produces MSDRISQKNMNSRILSIDPGRKKCGLSISDEMRLISKPLMTVERKKLFDVLAQLIKDYEIQEIVVGQTVTSKGPYRPSALLAKKISNFFGIKVSLYDENLSTRRAKDVKSKKHGDDAIAAAVILQDYLNEKSSNG; this is translated from the coding sequence TTGTCTGATAGAATATCACAAAAGAATATGAATTCAAGAATTTTATCAATAGACCCCGGCAGAAAAAAATGCGGGTTGTCGATATCCGACGAAATGAGATTGATTTCAAAACCTTTGATGACCGTTGAAAGAAAAAAACTCTTCGATGTCCTCGCGCAATTGATAAAAGATTATGAAATTCAGGAAATAGTAGTCGGACAGACCGTGACTTCTAAAGGACCTTACAGACCTTCGGCTTTATTGGCGAAAAAAATATCAAATTTCTTCGGTATAAAAGTTTCGCTTTACGACGAAAACCTATCGACAAGAAGAGCAAAAGATGTCAAATCAAAAAAACATGGAGACGACGCAATCGCCGCCGCTGTCATTCTGCAGGACTATTTAAACGAAAAATCATCTAATGGTTAG